AGCTTCTAGATGCTCAGCTGGATGCCGAACTGAAGTCCCCTCATCCTAGGATTTCGATGGCACCTCCAGCATCTCTGGAGGTTTTTGATCAAGACCTATACTTCACCTACGGACGATGGAACCCTAAGAACCACGCGCGATCGTGGAATTTATCCTTCGATGAATGGAGAGCATCACTTGGGGGCGTCCAGCCAACACTGGAAGCCAGCATGGGAACAGCAATCAGCGTTGTCGACGCTTCGACAAACATTCGCCGCGCAAGGATCTACCCTAAAGACTGCTTCTCTTTTGACGTTACAAACAAAAAAGGTCATTTCGTCCTCTTTTCTGGAAAGTGGTACATGGCCTCACCCAATCTAGAGGCAAAGATCGAGCACTTCCTCAACTCCCTCTTAGCACCAACTGCCCCTCCTCCCAGATGGAACGGGATAGATGACGAGACCGCCTACAACAATTCGGTCTGCAACTTGGACGCTGAGCTAGTTCATATGGATGCAAGGAACGTGATGTACGGAGGCGGACAGTCAAGGTTCGAATTTTGTGACTTCCTAAATCCGGTCAGAAGGATTCTTTATTTTGCCAAGAGCCCCAGTTCCGCCCAGGGCATGAGTCATCTATTCGAACAGACAAGAAGGACTGTAGAGCTATTCTTCGGAAATAATGACATGTATCTGACAAAGCTCAGGCAAAAGCTCCGAGACCAGCATCCGCAGATGAACATGGACTGGATCGAAGAGAAGCCGACATCATCTCAATGGGAAGTTTGCCTTGTCTCGCTCGGCAAACGCGCCGATCAGCTCTCGATGTTCCCCAAATGCGGCCTGATGAAGCTCCACCGAGAAGTTTCAGGCAGGTGTGGCAAGGTCACTTTCGCCGCACTGTAGCGGGCGACCCAGTCACACATCGCCCACCCAACAGTGGCGTCAGAGATAGTTTTGCTATCCGCCGACGCCACGTTGGGGCTGAGCGGTGCCTCGAAGTTGCTACTGGCTGAGAACCGCTTCTAACCTGTGCCCATCCAAATCGATCACAAACGCAGCGTAGTACTGATCGCCGTAGTCCGGCCGCGGCCCCGCCTTACCGTTTTCAGAGCCACCCGCTGCCAACGCGGCCGAGTGAAAAGCCTCTACGGCCGCTTGTGACTTTGCGGCGAATGCGAGATGGAAACCTCCCCCCGGTGCATGCGCGTCGTCGCGCAGTTTCAGGCATAACAGGTCATGGCCATCGATCAGCCCGTAACCGATCGCGGTGTCATCCTCGAACACACGGCGGTAGCCCAACGCATTCAACACCGCGTCGTAGAACCTGCCTGCAACAACCAGGTCGCGAACGCCGAGCGAAATGTGGTGCAGCATGTCAGTTCGGCCCGTACGACGGTGGCAGCGTGGCGGTGCCCCACCGCGTGTTCTTCGCCTTGCCCAGTTCGAACTCCAGCGTGCCGCCCTTCTGCACCACGCTGGCCGGCAGCCAGCTGGCGTCGCTGGGCTTGCCGTCCACGCGCAGCGACTGCACGTACGGTGCGTCCATCGCCGCGGCGTTGGCCGTGATGGTCAACGTGGCGCCGGGGCGCTGGATGACCGCTTCGCGGAACAGCGGGCTGCCGATCACCAGGTCTGCACGGCCCGGGTACAGCGGGTACAGGCCCAGCGCCGACCACACGTACCACGACGACATCTGGCCCAGGTCATCGTTGCCGGGCATGCCTTCGGGCGCATTGGTCCAGATCTGGCGCATGGCTTGGCGCACGGTTTCCTGTGTTTTCCACGGCTGGCCGACGAAGTTGTACAGCCACGGTGCCGCCACCGAGGGTTCGTTGTCCAGCTCGGCATGCAACGGGCCGGACTTGGTCACCGCCCATGCGCCATCTTCCTTGCGGAAGAACGCATCCAGCCGCTGGATGGCCGCGTCGCGGCCGCCAAGCGTGGCGATCAGCCCGGCCGGGTCGAACGGCACCATCCACAGGTACTGCGCACCGCTGCCTTCGACGAACTCCTCATCCGAGGCCGGATCGAACGCTGGCCAGCTGCCATCGGCATTGCGCGGCTGGATGTAGCCGGCCTGCGCCGTAGCCTTGGGGTTGTACAGGTTGCGCCACCAGCCGGAGCGCTGGCGGAACAGCGCCGCGCCCTGTTTGTCGCCTGCGGCGTTGGCAAGTTCGGCAAGGCCGAAATCGGCGGCCGCCATCTCCAGCGTATCCGAGGCGGTGCCCCAGCCCGGCGCACCCACCGGCATGTACTTCAACGCCATCCACTGATCCAGGCCCGGGCGCTGGCCGACGCACAGTACCGGGCAGCCGCGCCGGCTGAGGTCGCGTTCGGTCGGCACCGTGGCCGCCTTCTTGAGCGACGCGTAGGCGCGTTTCAGATCGAAGCTGCGGCCACCGAACGCGTGGATCGCAGCGACCGACGGCGGCGACGGATCGCCGTTCATCACACCGGTGGCACCGGTCAGGTGCGTCCAGCGGTCCCACACGCCGCCGTTCTGGTCGGCCTGGTTGAGCAGGGACTGCGCGATGTCCGAACCGACCTGCGGCTGCAGCAGCGTGACCAGCTGCAGCTGCGAGCGGTACACGTCCCAGCCCGAGTAGTTGGCGTACTGCGCACGCTGGCCTTTCGACAGCGCATGCACCTTGCCGTCCATGCCGCGGTAGCGGCCATCGCCGTCACTGAACAGGTTGGGCGCGAGCAGCGTGTGGTACAGCGCGGTGTAGAACACGGTGCGTTCGTCGGGTGTTCCGCCGGCCACGCGCACCTGGCCCAGCGTCTTGTTCCATTCGGCGCGGGTCGCGGCCTGGGTCGCTTCGACCGTGGTCCCATCCGGGCTTTCGCGGCGCAGGTTGGCGCGTGCACCGGCCTCGTCAACGTAGGAAATACCGATGCGCGCGGTCACCTTCGGGCTGCGCTTGGGGTCGAACTGGATCCAGCCGCCTGCACCCTTACCTACCGGCGGGTGACCCTGGGTGCCATAGCTGGTGCCGCCACCACCTTCGCGCGCGCCGGCCTGCACGTTCTCGTCGCGCCAGGTGCCGCCGACCTCGAAGGGCTGGTCGAACTCGGCCACGAAATGCAGGGTGTAATAACTTTCGCGGCGATCCTCGGCCAGGTAACCGCAGAAGTTGCCGGCGGTGACCGTGCCGCGCACGGTGCGCGTGGCCGGATCGATCACGATGCTCGAATCGGTGCTGCCCACTTCACTGTCGGAGGTGCGGAACAGCAGGTTGGCCGGTTTGTCGGCCGGGAACTGGAACTGCCCCACCGCCGTGCGCGCGGTGGCGCCCAGGTCCACCACCACGCCGTTGTCGAGCGTGAGCCGGTACGCACCGGGACTGGCCGACTCGCGCTTGTGGTCCAGCACGCTGGCGTAGCGCAGCCCAGCCTCGGCCGACGACGGCGACAGTTCCACCTTGGTGGTGACCGGCATGATCGGGATATCGCCGCTGGCCCCGGTGCAGCCGGTACCGGACACATGGGTCAGGCTGAAGCCGCGCACGCCGTTGCCGCGCCACTCATAGCCACCGGGCGCTGCAATCGCGAAGCGCTTGCCCGGCAGCGGGGTCATCTCCGGACTGAAGGCCACCATGCCGAACGGCACCGACGGACCCGGATACACATTGCCGGCGTTGGTGGTGCCGATGAAGGGATTGACCTCGGCGGCGAGGTCGGCGGCCTGCAGGGCGCAGGGCGCGGCGGTCAGGACAAGCGAAACGGCAACCAGCATCGAACGGTGCACGACGAACTCCCAAAGCGGAAAGGACGGACCATCAACGTAGCGCCACGGCATGCGTGGCTGGATCGATTGTATCGATCTAAACCCCGCCCGCAATCTGACCAAAGGCACCCCTGTCGCGGGGCGTCAGAACCCGTCGAGGGTGCGCAGCAACGAACCGAAGGTGAGATAGAACGAATCGTGCCCGCCCTGTGCGCGGCCATAGCCGAGGAACACCGGCCCAAGGAACGTATCGGCCCCGACGAACACGCTGCCGGCACTCTGCATGCCGTCGATGTTCACTTCATCACGCGTGCGCCAGAACCCGCCCCATTCCAGGCTGCCCCCGACGTACAGCGGAATGGTCAGCAACGAGTCGGCATGGGCCACGCGGCGGTAGTACACCATGCGCGCCAGCGCGGTCTGCGGGGCGAAGATCGCCTCTTCCGGGTACCCCGACAGGTTGCCCAGGCCGCCCAGGAAGCCGTAGGTGGCCAGCAGGTCGTCGCCACCGTGGGCGGATGAAATGCGCAGTCCACCCAGCCAGCGACTTTCGCCCCGCGCCCAGGCGCCATCCCACTGCAGGCGAGTAACGGCGGCGGGATCATCCGTGCCCAGCGCGTCCAGGTAGTGCTGGCGGGTCAGCGACAGGCGCTGGCCGCGGCTGGGGAAGGCCGAACTGTCGATGGAATCGTGGCGCAGCTGCCAGCCGATGCTGCCCATGTCGGCGCGGTAGTTGCCCAGCTCGCTGGGATTGCCCACATCCAGCCGGGTGCGCTCCTGCCCACGCTCGAGGAAGCTGGCCAGTTCCCAGTCCGGATGCGGGGACCAGGCCCAGCGCAGGCCACCCAGCCATTGGCTGTAGCGGTACTGCGCCAGCGAACCACGCTGCAGCAGCGCCAGGTCCAGGTCGGTGGCGCGGTAGCGTGCATAGGTCGAGAGCGCGTGCCGGCCGCTGCTGCCAAACGGGTGGTAGTACTCGGCGAAGGCTTCTTCCACCTCGCCCAGCCCGATGCGCAGTTTCAGTTCGGCGCCCTGGTCGGTCAGGCCGGTGCGGGTGAACTCGCTGATCAGCTGGTAGTTGCTGCTGCCATCGAAGTCATCGGACAGGCGCAACGCGAAATGCAGGAAATCCGGGCCCCAGCGTTTGTCCTGCGGGGCGATGACCAGGCCGAACTGGTCATCGCGCTGGTCCAGCCGCCATTGCACCTGCTCGTAGCGGCCCTCGCCGTAGGTCAGTGCAACCTGGCGTTCGATCCGTTCCGGTTGCAGCGGCTGGCCCAGCTGCGGCTGCAGGCGCTGTTCGATGAAGCGCGGGGTCTGCGTGTCCTCGCGCAGCACGTCGATGAACGCGACGATCGGCGTTTCATAGGCCGGCGGCCGGTGCTGCTGCTGGAAGATCGCGTACCGCGCCGGATCCACCTGGTAGCGCTGGATGCCCGCCACCTCGGCTTGTGCGGCCTGCTCGCCCACGGCGACCGCCGCTGGCGAGTGGTTGAAGTCCTGGCTGCCCATGTCGCCCAGCGGCGGCGTGATCAGCAGATCCTGCGTACCCAGCGTGGCCAGCTGCGCATCGACCACCCGCTTCATCAGCACGCCGGCCATCTGGTGGCTGATCGCCAACGGCGAATCCAGGCGTTCTTCGGTCATCAACGGCGTGCCCACCCGCACCACGATCAGGCGCTGCGCGCCGAGCCGGCGCGCTTCGTCGATCGGCAGGTTGTCGACCACGCCGCCATCGACCAGCAGGTGGTCCTGGTAACGCACCGGTGCGAACACGCCGGGGACCGACATGCTGGCGCGGATCGCCAGCGCCATGTCGCCCTGGCCGAACACCACCTTGTCGCCGGTGACGATATCGGTGGCCACCGCCCGGAACGGGATGGGCAGCTGGTCGAAGTCACGCACCTGCCAGGTCGGCAGCAGCAGCCGGCGCAACAGCATTTCCAGTTTCTGGCCCTGGATCAGGCCGCGCGGGAATGCGATCTTGCCGTTGCTCAGGCCGACTTCGACCCCGCCGAGCAGGCGCAGGTCGTCTTCCTTGCGGCGCATGCTGCGTTCGTTGCGCGGTGGTTTGTCGCGCAGTACGTCGGCCCAGTCGATGCGGTCGAGCACGGTTTCGATTTCATCGGCCGAGTATCCGGAGGCATACAGCCCGCCGACCACCGCGCCCATCGAGGTGCCGACGATGCAGTCCACCGGCACCCGCTCGCGCTCCAGCACCTTGAGCACGCCGATATGCGCTGCGCCACGCGCGCCGCCACCGCCGAGCACCAGGCAGGTGCGCGGGCGGTCGTGGTGCGTGCCGGCGTGCGTATCCGTCGCTGCCTGCCGCGCCCCGGCTGCCAGCGGCAGCAGGAGCGCAGCAACGAATGCCCACCGACGGAGCAGGCGCACCTTCCTGTGCGACGGACGGGGGTCATCCTGCATGTCAGCTCCTGGCGTCGTATTCTGGCCGATGCCCGCACTGTGCCTGTGCCACCCGCGCGCGTCCAGATCGACGGGCAGCACGCAGGGCGTGGCGCTACTTGGCGTTTTTGACGTAGGTGTCGAACCAGTTGAGCATTTCCGACACCAGCTGCTCGTTGGATTCCAGCGCCGTGTACCAGTGCGGTTCGTTGGGCAGCATCACCAGCCGGGTGATGCCGCCGTTGCCGCGGATCGCCTGGTACAGCTTGCGCGACTGGAACGGTTCGGTACCCGGGTTGGCGTCGTCCTCGCCGTGGACCAGCAGCAGCGGCAGCTTGATCTTGTCGGCATAGAAGAACGGCGAGGCCTTGAGGTACACATCCTGCGCATGCCATACCGAACGCCGTTCGTTCTGGAAACCGAACGGGGTGAAGGTCTTGTTGTACGACCCGCTGGTGGCCACGCCGGCCTTGAACAGGTCGGTGTGCGCGATCAGGTTGGCGGTCATCAGCCCACCATGGCTGTGCCCGGTGACGCCGATCCGGTTGCGGTCCACCACGCCCAGGTCCACTGCCTTGTCGACCGCAGCCTTGGCATCGGCTTCGAGCTGCTCCAGGTAGGTGTCGTAAGCGTTCTTCGGATCACCGACGATCGGGAACGCGGCGTTGTCGATGATCGCGTAGCCGGCCAGCAGCATCAGCCGGTACGGCGCCAGGCGGGTGAAGGTCTGCTGCGAACCGGAGACCTGCCCGGCCTGCGCCGCGTTGGCGAAGTCGGCCGGGTATGCGTAAAGGATGGCCGGCACGCGCTGGCCTTCCTGGTAGCCCGGCGGGGTGTACAGGGTGAACGACAGGTCCACCCCATCGGCGCGCTTGTAGGTGACCAGGCGCTTCTTGATCTGGCGCACTTCCGGGGTCGGGTCGCTGAGCATGGTCAGCGCGGTGGCGGTGGAGGTGTACTGCGCCTCGCCGTCTTCAGCGCTGGCGGTGCGTTCGCCCTGCTGGCGCACGAACGCATTCGGCGGGTCCATCACCGACTGGTGCCAGGTCAGGTAGCGGCCCGGGGTGGCGGTCAGCCCCAACACCTGCTCATAGGCGTCGGCGCCACTGCGGAACAGGCGCTCGGTCTTGAGCGTGCCCAGGTCCAACCGGTCCAGGAACGGACGGTCGCCCTGCGGCGAACTGCCCTGCCCGCGCAGGAACACGAAGCTGCCGTCCTGGCGCACCACCGGCGCGCCGTTGGGCAGGCGCTTGAACACCAGGTTGCCCGGATCGGCGTAGAGCTCGTCGCTGGACAGGTCCCAGAGCAGCCGGCCTTCCTGCCTGGGCTGGTCGACATCGACGATGCGGGTCTGCCGCCAATGACGGTTCTCATCGTTCTCGAACAGGAACGACACCGCCGGGTCCGCGCTCCAGGCAATGCCTTCGAAGCGCTGCGCGGTCCGCGCGATTTCCTGCGGTTTGGCGGAGAACGGTGCCTTCAGCGCCAGCACGCGGTCGCGGTGCGGCACGGTCACTTTCCAGTCGCCCTTGTCCAGCGCTTCGGCATAGACCAGCGTGGCCGGATCGGTGGAGCGCCAGTCGAAATCGCGCGGGCCTTCGGGCACGCCGTGCACCGGCACGCGGTCGGCCAGCGGCAGGCTGGCGATGGGCGTGCTGCGGCCCGTGCCCAGGTCGAGCACGGCAACGTCATTGGCGAAACGCTGGTAGGTCACCGCGTGCGAGAACGGCGCCTTGAGCGTTTCGGTGAGCACATGCACGCCATCGGGGGCGGCATTGACCTCGTTGTACAGCGCCGGCGCGCCGATGGCGCGCACGCTGCCGGCGCTGGCGTCCACCACGGCCAGCTGCGAGGCACCGTAGTAGGCGAACAACGCTTCGTCATGCGCGCTGGTCAGGGTGTCGCGGGCTTCGTAGGTGCTGCTCTCGCCGCTGCTGCCCAGCGATTCCTGGACGTCCGGGCCACCGGGGCCGTTGCCGCTGCTCGGGGCCGGGCCCTGGTTGGCCGGCACGGTCTTGACCAGCAGCTGCTGGCCACCGCCCAGCCACTGCACGGTGTAACCGAAAATGGGATTGAGCTGCACGCCCGGGATCTGCTTGACCTGGCCGGTCTGTGCATCACCTACCCAAAGCTGCACCGAGGTGTCTACTGCGTTCTGGAACGCGAAGTGGCTGCCATCGGCCGACCACTGCGCCACGCCGGCACAGCCCTGCGGCAGCGCGACCTTGGTGGTGCGGGCGGTGCCGACATCCACCAGCGAGAAATCGGCGACGCAGGCCGGAATGCCGTAGCCGCCCTGGGTATCGTGGCGGCTGCGGTTCTTCGGTTCCAGCCGCACGCCGGCCAGCTTGAGATACGGCTGGGCAACGCGCTCGATCGACGGATAGGTCTGCAGCGTGGTCAGCAGCAGCCGCTGCCCGCTCGGGTCCAGGCTGGGCTGCGGCGGTGGCGGCGCCTTGAGCACCTTGAGCAGCTGCTCCGGCGGTTTGGCGTAATCGGCGAAGGCCGGTGCGGCCAGGCTGAGCGCGGCCACGGCAACGGCGGTGGCAAGGCAGGTACGACGGATGAGCATCCAGATCCCCTTGAAGGTGTGGGTCCCGGCGGCGCACTTGTCGCCGGCATGCCGTGGAATCTAGCACCGGGTCATCGCGTCGGAATGGGCCGAAAGCACTGGGTGCATTGCCGGCCTTGCACTTCGGATGCCGTCAATCAGGCGCCCTGGTAGACGTCGTGTACAAGCGAAATGCCCAACGCTGCCATTCGGCCGAGCAACCGGGGCGGCAGCTCGATGGCGAAGTTCCGGTTGCTGTGCGAACTGAACCAGATGCGGGAGGTGGCGACGGCAGGAATTGGTGCGCGCCAGGCCTTGGTTTTGTGCATGACGCGCTCCTGGCTGGGTTGCGGGGCTGGGCACGGCCCGGGTCTACGGGGCGTCGCCCTTACGGGCTGCCGCGTGCCGGGCCCCTGGATCAATGCGCTGGCGTGCGCTCGCCGCGGTCGATGATTGCGCCTTCGATACTGTCCTTGGGTGCGCCGATGCGCTCCATGAAGTCGCGCAGCATCACCTCGCGGCAGTGCTCGACGGATTGCCCATCGCGCTCGGCGAACATCCGCGCGGCGTGCTCGAACAAGTCCGAGAGCAACTCCCCGAAATCGGCGGCGCCGCCACTGAGATCGGAATTGAGGGTCACGTGAAGCTCTTCGTGGGCGGCCCACAGGCGCATGATCTCGAAGGCCTCTGGATCGCTCAGGACGCCATCAGGGATGCGCAGTTCGTCGGTGTACATCAGGTTTCGTCCTTGCATGCGGGAGGGGGCGGCGCCACGGTAAGATGGCGCTGCTCACTCCGTCAATGGATGTCCCTTGCGTACCGTCCACGCGCTCCGTTACATCACACCGCTCCGCGAGGGCGGCTCGTTGCCCGCCGTGGTCGAGACCGACGACGACGGCATGGTCGTGCTGAAGTTCCGGGGCGCCGGCCAGGGTCCCAAGGCACTGATTGCCGAGCTGATCGCCGGCGAGCTGGCACGCACGCTGGGCCTGCCGATTCCGGAAATCGTGTTTGTCGAGCTTGACCGCGAGTTCGCGCGCACCGAGCCCGACCCGGAGATCCAGGACCTGATCCGCGCCAGCGAAGGGTTGAACCTGGGCAGCGATTACCTGCCCGGCGCGATCAACTACGACGTGGCGGCGATGCCGGTGGATGCCGACCTCGCCTCGCGGATCGTGTGGTTCGACGCCTTCACCAGCAATGTCGACCGCACCGCGCGCAACCCGAACCTGATGGTGTGGCACCGCATGCTGTACCTGATCGACCACGGTGCGGCGATGTACTTCCACCACGATTGGGCCACGGCGGGCGATGCCTGCGTGAAGCCGTTCCTGCTGATCCGCGACCATGTGCTGCTGTCGTTCGCCACGAAGATCCCCGAGGTGGACGGTGAGCTGGCGGCGCGGCTGCCGGATGCGGAGATTGAGCGCATCGTCGCGCTGGTGCCGGACAGCTGGCTGGTGGACGAACCCGCGTTCGACAGCCCGGCGGCCTACCGCCAGGCGTACATCGATTATCTGAAGTGCCGGCTACAGGCACGTGACGCTTTTGTACAGGAGGCCGTCCGTGCCCACGCTGCACACGTATGACTATGCGGTCATCCGCGTGGTACCGCGGGTGGAACGCGAAGAGTTCATCAACGTCGGGGTGATCGTATCCTGCCCGGGGGCGAAGCATATTCAGGCGGCGATTGAGATTGACCCGGTGCGGATGCAGGCATTCGCGCCGTCGCTGGACCTGGAGGCGCTGCAGCCATGGCTGGATGCGATCGTGGCGATCTGCCGGGGTGATGCTGCTGCGGGCCCGATCGCGCAGCTGCCGGCGCGTGCGCGGTTCCATTTCCTCACCGCCAAACGCAGTTCGGTGGTGCAGATGTCGAGCACGCACGTGGGGCGGACAGCGGATCCGCAGGGCGTGGTGGAGCATCTGATGCGCAGGATGGTGCGGGTGGTGTGATGGTCGCGTGCGCCGCCGGATCCATCATGGGTTGGGGGCGACTGTTGGTCGGCTGTTTCTGCCCCTGCGGTAGAGCCGACTGTTAGTCGGCTGCTGTTGCCCCTGCGGTAGAGCCGACTGTTAGTCGGCTGCTTTTGCCCCTGCGGTAGAGCCGACTGTTAGTCGGCTGCTTTTGCTTTTGGAGGTTGATGTGGTGGTCGGGTGTTTTTTTTGTTTCGCGAAGAGCAGCCGACTAACAGTCGGCTCTACCGTCGGCTCTACCGTCGGTTCTACCGTCGGCTTTGCTCCTTCCCTCTACAGCTCCCATCTGCACCATGCGTGTGGATAGTCGCCTATCCGTTCCGCAAGCTTCGCACGTACTGGATTGGCAAGAATGTACATCGTCTGTTCGCGCAGTGATTCGTCGCTCCGGATCGCATGGTCGTAATAGCCCGGCTGCCAGACGGCGCCGCTACGCTTCCGACATCGATTCATCAGGTAGCTGCTGCGCGCCTTGAATCGCTGCACGCAATAGCCCAGCGTGTGGGTCCGCAACTGCGCCAGCCAGTGGATGTGGTCAGGCATGATGACCCATGCCAGTGAGGCGGTGAAGCCTTCTTCGTCCATCGCGCGAAGGGTTCGGCTGACGATCTGAACACAGCGCTCGTCGTCGAAGCTGCGTTGCCGATGCTGGCAGACCATGGTGAGCGCGTAGACGTTGCCGATGTGGGACCAGCGGCCATAGTGGAGTTTTGGGCTGCTCATGCGCTCAGAATGCCCTGCGCTTGTTGGCAGTGGCATCGGGGTTGTTCCCGGTTTTTCACGGTGGAGCAGCCGACTGACAGTCGGCTCTACCCTAGCCCGGGTCGGGCGGCCGACTAACAGTCGGCTCTACCGCAGGGGCAAAAGCAGCCGACTAACAGTCGGCTCTACCGCGGGCTCTGACCGTTCTTGCTCGCCTTCGGCAGCGCGTATGCCATCACGTAATCGCCGGCCGGGGTTTCCATGAAATGGTGGCCGCCGGCCATGATCACCACGTACTGGCGGCCGTCGTATTCGTAGACCATGGGGTTGGCCTGGCCACCGGCGGGGAGCTTGGCGTGCCACAGTTCCTTGCCGGTCTTCAGGTCGATGGCGCGCAGCAGGTCGTCGGTGGCGGCGGCGATGAAGATCAGGCCGCTGGCGGTGAGCGCCGCGCCGCCGTTGTTCGGGGTGCCGATCTCGATCGGCAGGCCGGAGCGGATGCCGAACGGGCCGTTGCCGCGCGCGCTGCCGAACGGACGGTCCCAGAGCAGCTGGCCCGTGCGCAGGTCGATGGCTCGGATGCCCCCATACGGCGGCTGCTTGCACAGCAGTCTGGTGAACGGCAGGCGCCAGCCTGCGTTGACGTCGATGGCATAGGGGGTGCCAGTCTGCGGGTCCCCTGCCCCTTCGGCGCCGCCGCGGTCGGCACGCACCTGCTCACGTGGCACCCAGCCCTTGCGGTCCGCTTCGGCGCGCGGCACCAGCCGGTTGTAGTTGGGCATATCGTGGTAGTTGGCCACGATCACGCCATGGCGCGGATCCACCGCGACGCTGCCCCAGTCCGAACCGCCGTTGTAACCCGGGTATTCGATGGAATGGCGGTCTGCAGTGGGCGGCGTATAGAAGCCCTGGTAACTGGCATTGCGGAACTGGATGCGGCACACCAGCTGGTCAATCGGCGTGATGCCCCACATGTCGCGCTCGGTCAGGTCGGGCTTGCGCAGCGTGTGGTACAGCGAAAACCGCTGGGTCGGCGCGCGTTGTTCGGGCTCAACTCCGCCGCCGGGCACCGCGCGCTCTTCCGCCGGCGTCAGCAGTTCACCGGTGCGCCGGTCCAGCACGTACAGGTCGCCCTGTTTGGTCGGCAGCAGGATCGCCGGCACCTTGCCGGCGGCGGTCGGGTAATCGATCAGCGTGGCCTGTGAGCCGAGGTCGTAATCCCAGACATCCTTGCGCACGGCCTGGAAGTTCCACACCGGTTTGCCGGTGGCCACATCCAGCGCCACCAGCGAGGTCGCATAGCGGTTCTGGTTTTCAGTGCGCGAACCGCTCCAGTAGTCGCCCGCCGAATTGCCCATCGGCAGGTACACCAGCCCCAGCTGCTCATCGCCGGTCGCGGTGGTCCACATGTTGGGGGTGCCGCGCGTATAGGTCTGGCCCTGCGGTGGCAATCCGCTGCGGTCGGGTGCATCCATGTCCCATGCCCAGCGCAGCTTGCCGGTCTGTGCGTCGTAGGCCTGGATGACCCCGGACGGGGCATCGCGGCGCTGTCCGTCCAGCACCTGGTGGCCGGTGACGATCACCCCGCGCACGATCGCCGGCGGCGAGGTAATGGAGACATAGCCCGGTGGCACCTCGCCCATGCCCAAGGTGATGTCGACCTGGCCATTGTTGCCGAAGCCCGGGCACGGCCGGCCGGTGGCGGCGTCGACGGCGATCAGGCGCCCATCCAGCGTGCCTTCGATGATGCGTGCCGCGCACAGCGCGCGGTTGCCCGCGGCGAGCGGCCGGTTGCCCATGCTGGGCGGTGGTTCGGGCAGCGCCAGGTCGGCGGCGACGTCGGCCAGCACCGGATCCACCTGCGGCACGCCGGGCACTTCGTAGTAGGCCACCCCGCGACATGCGGCCGTGTAGGG
This is a stretch of genomic DNA from Stenotrophomonas rhizophila. It encodes these proteins:
- a CDS encoding S9 family peptidase; its protein translation is MLIRRTCLATAVAVAALSLAAPAFADYAKPPEQLLKVLKAPPPPQPSLDPSGQRLLLTTLQTYPSIERVAQPYLKLAGVRLEPKNRSRHDTQGGYGIPACVADFSLVDVGTARTTKVALPQGCAGVAQWSADGSHFAFQNAVDTSVQLWVGDAQTGQVKQIPGVQLNPIFGYTVQWLGGGQQLLVKTVPANQGPAPSSGNGPGGPDVQESLGSSGESSTYEARDTLTSAHDEALFAYYGASQLAVVDASAGSVRAIGAPALYNEVNAAPDGVHVLTETLKAPFSHAVTYQRFANDVAVLDLGTGRSTPIASLPLADRVPVHGVPEGPRDFDWRSTDPATLVYAEALDKGDWKVTVPHRDRVLALKAPFSAKPQEIARTAQRFEGIAWSADPAVSFLFENDENRHWRQTRIVDVDQPRQEGRLLWDLSSDELYADPGNLVFKRLPNGAPVVRQDGSFVFLRGQGSSPQGDRPFLDRLDLGTLKTERLFRSGADAYEQVLGLTATPGRYLTWHQSVMDPPNAFVRQQGERTASAEDGEAQYTSTATALTMLSDPTPEVRQIKKRLVTYKRADGVDLSFTLYTPPGYQEGQRVPAILYAYPADFANAAQAGQVSGSQQTFTRLAPYRLMLLAGYAIIDNAAFPIVGDPKNAYDTYLEQLEADAKAAVDKAVDLGVVDRNRIGVTGHSHGGLMTANLIAHTDLFKAGVATSGSYNKTFTPFGFQNERRSVWHAQDVYLKASPFFYADKIKLPLLLVHGEDDANPGTEPFQSRKLYQAIRGNGGITRLVMLPNEPHWYTALESNEQLVSEMLNWFDTYVKNAK
- a CDS encoding DUF5076 domain-containing protein, with the translated sequence MYTDELRIPDGVLSDPEAFEIMRLWAAHEELHVTLNSDLSGGAADFGELLSDLFEHAARMFAERDGQSVEHCREVMLRDFMERIGAPKDSIEGAIIDRGERTPAH
- a CDS encoding HipA family kinase, translating into MRTVHALRYITPLREGGSLPAVVETDDDGMVVLKFRGAGQGPKALIAELIAGELARTLGLPIPEIVFVELDREFARTEPDPEIQDLIRASEGLNLGSDYLPGAINYDVAAMPVDADLASRIVWFDAFTSNVDRTARNPNLMVWHRMLYLIDHGAAMYFHHDWATAGDACVKPFLLIRDHVLLSFATKIPEVDGELAARLPDAEIERIVALVPDSWLVDEPAFDSPAAYRQAYIDYLKCRLQARDAFVQEAVRAHAAHV
- a CDS encoding DUF3037 domain-containing protein, yielding MPTLHTYDYAVIRVVPRVEREEFINVGVIVSCPGAKHIQAAIEIDPVRMQAFAPSLDLEALQPWLDAIVAICRGDAAAGPIAQLPARARFHFLTAKRSSVVQMSSTHVGRTADPQGVVEHLMRRMVRVV
- a CDS encoding REP-associated tyrosine transposase; translated protein: MSSPKLHYGRWSHIGNVYALTMVCQHRQRSFDDERCVQIVSRTLRAMDEEGFTASLAWVIMPDHIHWLAQLRTHTLGYCVQRFKARSSYLMNRCRKRSGAVWQPGYYDHAIRSDESLREQTMYILANPVRAKLAERIGDYPHAWCRWEL
- a CDS encoding membrane-bound PQQ-dependent dehydrogenase, glucose/quinate/shikimate family; protein product: MSAVPTSEPPVVLPPRHPLITVLALVLLLLGLVLGGLGAWLAQLGGSWYYVLAGAGLLAAGVLLWGNRRAGAWAYLLVFVGTLLWTWWESGSDYWRWVPRLGVITALGFLLALLLPTLRTPVPRRISRTLAGVLGLVFAVAFTLAFVPHGAVAGAQAFPVDAAGTGLAPTREASPQPADQPAPGDWTAWGRSNAGTRYSPLQQITPANVGDLELAWQFRTGDLPKKRWGAETTPLKVGDSLYLCTARNQLIALDAATGKERWRFNPKVKDASIPYTAACRGVAYYEVPGVPQVDPVLADVAADLALPEPPPSMGNRPLAAGNRALCAARIIEGTLDGRLIAVDAATGRPCPGFGNNGQVDITLGMGEVPPGYVSITSPPAIVRGVIVTGHQVLDGQRRDAPSGVIQAYDAQTGKLRWAWDMDAPDRSGLPPQGQTYTRGTPNMWTTATGDEQLGLVYLPMGNSAGDYWSGSRTENQNRYATSLVALDVATGKPVWNFQAVRKDVWDYDLGSQATLIDYPTAAGKVPAILLPTKQGDLYVLDRRTGELLTPAEERAVPGGGVEPEQRAPTQRFSLYHTLRKPDLTERDMWGITPIDQLVCRIQFRNASYQGFYTPPTADRHSIEYPGYNGGSDWGSVAVDPRHGVIVANYHDMPNYNRLVPRAEADRKGWVPREQVRADRGGAEGAGDPQTGTPYAIDVNAGWRLPFTRLLCKQPPYGGIRAIDLRTGQLLWDRPFGSARGNGPFGIRSGLPIEIGTPNNGGAALTASGLIFIAAATDDLLRAIDLKTGKELWHAKLPAGGQANPMVYEYDGRQYVVIMAGGHHFMETPAGDYVMAYALPKASKNGQSPR